The genomic DNA GATTCCCGAATCGTCGGCGGGTGGGCTGAGAAAGGTCTTGAGGCCAAGGTAGCAGAGGTAAAGGCCACCGATCAGACGCAGCCAGAGGTAGTGGCTGAGCAGCAGGCTGGAGATAAAGGTCAGGCCAAATCCGGCGATACAGCCATAGACCGCGTCGGCGGTGGCCGCGCCCAGGCCGGAGACAAAGGCGCTGCGGCGTCCGTCGGTCAGCGCGCGACGAATACAAAGCACCCCGATTGGTCCTACCGGGGCCGCGATCGAAAAGCCGAGGAGACATCCCCGCAAGAGTACTTCCATGTCCATCGTTTGCTCCTGGTGTATGAGTTTCAAGTTCAAAGTTTCAAGTTTCAAGTTTCAAGTTCAAAGTTTCGAGTTTTGAGTTCAAGGTTTTCCTTGTTCCTTTGTGCGCCCAGAGGGCACCCGGTTCCTTTGTTCTCTTGTTCCTTTGTTCTCGCGTGATTCCGACCATAAAAAAAACCCCGCCTGACCGATCGTGGTCTGGCGGGTGCTCGACACGAAACGCGACGGGCGCAGCTATCCAGACCTCCGATCGGAGACGAATCCGAGGTTTTGCTGCTGCTGTGGGCTGCTGATCACTATGTCGTCACGTTTATGCATCACACGTCTACGCTTCATCTTGTGCGGCAGCCTAGCAAGCCGCAGGCGTCGCTGTCAATAGACCATTGGACCAATCGGCCGGGCAGAGGTTGATCGTCAGGCATCGGGCGCAGGCTCGTCGGAGTCTACGCCAAACTCTTTGAGCCAGCGATCGACCTCGGCTTTGGAGAGCTTGGGCTCTGGACGTGGGCGCTGCGGCCTACGGCTGCGGGCGGGTGATGTCGGCTGCTCAAGCTGGGCGGCGAAACGCTCCGCGCGGATGACCTCGATCTGCCTGGCATGCGCCACGGTCGCAACCGAGCGATCGGAGGTGACGACGCGGTACTGCCGGGGCTCTGTCACCCGGTCGATCAGCCGGATCAGGCGCTCGTCGGCGTCCTGGGGCGAGCGTGCAAAGACCGCGCGGATGCCGGGCGGCTCAAGCGCCTGCGGATGTCCGTACACGCCGCCATCGAAGACGACGGTGATCCGGTGGCGGTGATGGCGCAGCACCCAGCGGTGCAAATAGTCCACCAGCCGGGCCTCGTCGTCGGGATCGGTGAGGCGGATGGTGCGGCACTGCCCGATTAAGTTGTGTCCATCGATGATGTAATGCATCGCCCGACAACCTGATACGCGGTCAAAAACGCGGCTATTGTCCCAGAGCGATCTGTCATCGATCTGTCATATGATCGCCCGTACACTACTACCATCTTCGGCCTTGATCAGACACAATAGCTAATGAACACGTTGTGCAAGAGGCCACTGTGACATCACCCAATTACATCCTGATCGCAGATGATGACCATAAAATCCGTGCACTGTTAGTACGAGTTGTGCAAAATGTCGCGCCGAACGCCGTGATTGTTCAGGCCACAAGCGGCACCGAGGCATTGTCTGCGCTCCAACAACATAGCTTTACGCTCGTGATCACAGATTACCACATGCCGGGCGCGTCTGCGCTTGATATTCTCGCCGCGACACACGCTCGGGATGCCGATGTGCCTGTGATTGTCGTCTCGGCTCGCTCCCAGGTCGAACCAAAGGTCCGCGCGGCAGGAGCAGCCGCGTTTTTCTCCAAGCCCTTCGAGATCGAGGCGCTCACCGCGATTGTCCGGCGCGCGCT from Herpetosiphonaceae bacterium includes the following:
- a CDS encoding response regulator, with the protein product MTSPNYILIADDDHKIRALLVRVVQNVAPNAVIVQATSGTEALSALQQHSFTLVITDYHMPGASALDILAATHARDADVPVIVVSARSQVEPKVRAAGAAAFFSKPFEIEALTAIVRRALHSS
- a CDS encoding LysE family transporter, with product MDMEVLLRGCLLGFSIAAPVGPIGVLCIRRALTDGRRSAFVSGLGAATADAVYGCIAGFGLTFISSLLLSHYLWLRLIGGLYLCYLGLKTFLSPPADDSGI
- a CDS encoding NYN domain-containing protein, producing the protein MHYIIDGHNLIGQCRTIRLTDPDDEARLVDYLHRWVLRHHRHRITVVFDGGVYGHPQALEPPGIRAVFARSPQDADERLIRLIDRVTEPRQYRVVTSDRSVATVAHARQIEVIRAERFAAQLEQPTSPARSRRPQRPRPEPKLSKAEVDRWLKEFGVDSDEPAPDA